AAAGTTTTCTCCATTTATTTATGTGTACCCAATTAAATATAAAATAAAATTGGGGCAAAAGTTTAATTTGCTGACAAAGCTGTCTGTGAAACTGCCTTTGTTTTAGCTTCCACTTTTACTGTAGCAAAACTTCTTAACACTGATTCGTTTAATTTTAAATATCTTTTTAATTCAACGATTTTTTTAGGTGCAATTTCCAAATCAAAAGCTACATAAAATGCATCTCTATTTTTGTTGATGTCATAAGCAAGTTTTTTGCGTCCAATTTTGTTAGTGCTAAAAATTTTGCCTTCAAAGCCATTGATTGCATTTTCAATATTTACAATAATTTGGTCAGATGATTCTATATCAAATCCTGTTTTCAGAATGCATAGCAATTCGTATTTACGCAAAGCCGTTTATACCTCCATTATATTACTCAAGTTTTTATATTATCATAAAAAAATTTTTTTTGTGAATACCTAATTTATTGAGGATTATAAAATATACTCACCTTCAAACACAAATTCACTTTTTCCTGTCATAAAAACGCTTGCATCTTGCTGGTCTTTATTCCACTCTATAGTCAAACTTCCGCCGGGCAAATCTGCTTTTACCGTGTAATCAGTCAAATCATTAAGAATTGCTGCCACTGTTGAAGCACATGCACCTGTTCCGCAGGCTAAAGTGATTCCGCAGCCTCTTTCCCAAACGTCAATTTTAATATTATTTCTTGAAAGAATTTTTACAAATTCCACATTTGTTTTTTCCGGAAACATCGGATGAGTTTCGATTTTTGAGCCGAATTTTCTTGCAAGCAAAGCAGTATCGTTATCCGTAAATATAACGCAATGAGGATTTCCCATACTTACTGCCGTGATATTAAATTCATTTTCATCAATTTCAAGAGGATAGTTTATAACGCAATCTAATTCTTCTGTTATTACGGGAATTTTTGCCGCTTCGAGAATCGGCTTGCCCATATCAACTTTTACTTCGCCATTATCAAGAATTTCCGGAGTAATTGTTCCTGCAAGTGTCCAAACTGTGAATTTTTTCTTGTCTATGATGCCTTTTTCATAAACGTATTTTGCGAAACATCTGATTCCGTTACCGCACATCTGAGGTTCTGAGCCGTCAGAATTTATAATTCTCCAGCTAGTATCGGTATTTGCTATTACATCAAGCGGATTTACAATTATTAATCCGTCTGCACCGACACCAAAGTTCCTGTCACACATTTTTTTTGCGAGTATATCGTACTGCAACTTCTTTTCAGAAACTTCTTTGCCGTCAACTATGATAAAATCGTTTCCAAGCCCGTTCATTTTTGTAAATTTCAACGTATTTTTAAGCATATTTTTTTCCTGTAAGCTAATAAATTTATTTTAATATAAAATAGGTAAATTAAATAAAAATTTCGGTTAAAATAGTTTTGTAATTTAATTTAAGGAGAATTTAAAATGAAATTTTCTCATACAATGATAAGAGTTAAAAATATCGATAATTCACTGAATTTTTACAAAGAAGTTTTAGGCTTAAAATTACTTAAAACTATGGAATTGGAAGATGCGACTTTATATTTTATTTCTGATGAGCAAGAATGCTGCACAATAGAACTTACTTATAATCATAAACTGCCTGAAGGCGGATATAATCATGGAAATTACTTCGGTCATCTGGCTTTTGATACGGATAATATGGACAAATTCACAGAAGTCCTTAACAAAAACGGGCTTGTTTATACTATCTCTCCTTTTGAAATTAAAAAAGGACTAAAGATAGCTTTTGTGGAAGATCCTGACGGATTTTCCATTGAAATAATCGAAAGAAAATAATTTATAGATATTAGGCTTAATAAATTTATTCGACTATCCCTACTAATGGGTAATTGTTGCGTTTAAATACTGGTGCTAATTTTATTATGACGACTGAAAAAAAGGTCGATTAGTGATGATTTAGGAGGTTATTTAAATGAGAATCGCTCAATTTGCCCCTTTATGGGAAACAGTTCCACCTAAAAAATACGGTGGGACGGAGCTGGTTGTATATATTTTATGTGAAGAGCTTTCCAGAAGAGGGCATGAAGTAACGTTATTTGCTTCGGGTGATTCAAAAACTTCTGCAAACTTAGAAGCCATTATTGATAAACCAATGAGGGAATCAGGTTATTTAAATGTTTCCTGTTATGAAAGTATGGCAATGGCAAAATTAATTGAAATGAAAGACAATTTTGATATTGTTCATAACCATCTTGGACCGTCCTTTATTCCTTTTAGCGGACTTCTGGGCATTCCTGTAGTTAATACAATACATGGCGCATTTATTAACAAAGAAGACATCAGTTTTTGCATGAAATACAAAGATAGTCCTTTTATTTCGATAAGCGACTCCCAAAGAGACGGCGCACCGGAACTTAATTATATTTCTACGGTATACAACGGTATACAGATAGAAAAATACACTTATCAAGACAAAACTGACAATAATGATAAATATATTGCATTTTTAGGCAGGCTTTCTGAAGAAAAAGGAGTTCATCTTGCTATTCAATTAGCAAAAGAAACAGGACATAAGCTTATTATTGCAGGCAAAATTGATGTGGCTGACAGAAAATATTATGAAAAAGATGTTAAACATTTAATAGACAACAAACAAATTGTTTATATCGGTGAACTCGGTCATGATGATAAAGTTAAATTGCTTAAAAATGCTTTTATGACTGTTCATCCTGTAACATGGCCGGAGCCGTTCGGTCTGGTAATGGCAGAATCCATGGCGTGCGGGACACCTGTTCTTGCACTAAATCAGGGGTCTATTCCTGAGGTTATAAAAAATAAAGTTTCAGGGTATGTTGAAAATAATATTAAATCGCTTATAAAAAGGGTTAAAGATATAGAAAAAATAGACAGAAAAGCTTGCAGAAAACATGTCGAAGATAATTTTTCTGCTGAAAGAATGACTGAAGGTTATCTTTCTGTTTTTAGAAAAGTTATAAGCAGCAGAATTAAAGATTTTGAATCCTCGGGGGTATAAATATGGCAAAAGTCGTGGCTTATACAGTTGATTACTGTCCTTACTGCAAAAAAGCGAAAGCTCTGCTTAATCAAAAAGGTGTTGATTTTGAAGATATAGATATTACCGATAATGAAGATGAGATGAGAGAAAAACTCGAAAAAATTGCAAACGGGAGAAATACGGTTCCCCAAATTTTCATAAATGATGTTTCTATAGGAGGATATACTGATTTAAAGGCATTAAACGACTCGGGAGAGCTTGATAAACTGCTTGAGAAATAAACATTTATTGTTGATTTTTCGCTCGTTTATAGAAAAAAGGTAAAAACAACCCTTTTGTTTTACGCTGAATTCTAAATAGAATTGTAACAAAGTGTTGCGATTTCAATGTGAATTTAGCAATTTTTTTATTTACGAGATTTATATAAATATGAAAGTAATTTAGTTTTTTAAAAAAACGAAAGGGAAAAAAATTATGTTAATGTCAGTAAGATTTCACAACCCTTCTTTTGGGTGTTCTAAGTGTGAACTTGGTAAAGAGGCTGTAGTTACACTAGTTGATAAAGGTCTTAGCCGTGAAGCTGCAGAAAACCTTCTTGACTATTACGCCCCTACTAATGGGAAAAATCATGTTCCTTTGGACTTTCCTATTCCACACGATGTGCTTATTAAGAATGTTTCTCGTAAAATTCTTGCTAATCCGGACATTGTTATTAAGCA
This portion of the bacterium genome encodes:
- the rpsF gene encoding 30S ribosomal protein S6, which produces MRKYELLCILKTGFDIESSDQIIVNIENAINGFEGKIFSTNKIGRKKLAYDINKNRDAFYVAFDLEIAPKKIVELKRYLKLNESVLRSFATVKVEAKTKAVSQTALSAN
- the dapF gene encoding diaminopimelate epimerase, with the translated sequence MLKNTLKFTKMNGLGNDFIIVDGKEVSEKKLQYDILAKKMCDRNFGVGADGLIIVNPLDVIANTDTSWRIINSDGSEPQMCGNGIRCFAKYVYEKGIIDKKKFTVWTLAGTITPEILDNGEVKVDMGKPILEAAKIPVITEELDCVINYPLEIDENEFNITAVSMGNPHCVIFTDNDTALLARKFGSKIETHPMFPEKTNVEFVKILSRNNIKIDVWERGCGITLACGTGACASTVAAILNDLTDYTVKADLPGGSLTIEWNKDQQDASVFMTGKSEFVFEGEYIL
- a CDS encoding VOC family protein, which gives rise to MKFSHTMIRVKNIDNSLNFYKEVLGLKLLKTMELEDATLYFISDEQECCTIELTYNHKLPEGGYNHGNYFGHLAFDTDNMDKFTEVLNKNGLVYTISPFEIKKGLKIAFVEDPDGFSIEIIERK
- a CDS encoding glycosyltransferase family 4 protein, coding for MRIAQFAPLWETVPPKKYGGTELVVYILCEELSRRGHEVTLFASGDSKTSANLEAIIDKPMRESGYLNVSCYESMAMAKLIEMKDNFDIVHNHLGPSFIPFSGLLGIPVVNTIHGAFINKEDISFCMKYKDSPFISISDSQRDGAPELNYISTVYNGIQIEKYTYQDKTDNNDKYIAFLGRLSEEKGVHLAIQLAKETGHKLIIAGKIDVADRKYYEKDVKHLIDNKQIVYIGELGHDDKVKLLKNAFMTVHPVTWPEPFGLVMAESMACGTPVLALNQGSIPEVIKNKVSGYVENNIKSLIKRVKDIEKIDRKACRKHVEDNFSAERMTEGYLSVFRKVISSRIKDFESSGV
- the grxC gene encoding glutaredoxin 3, coding for MAKVVAYTVDYCPYCKKAKALLNQKGVDFEDIDITDNEDEMREKLEKIANGRNTVPQIFINDVSIGGYTDLKALNDSGELDKLLEK